The genomic window AAAATCTTTTTAGATCCATTGCAGATGCAGTCGAAGCGCAAGTTAACCTATGATGTGTAAATAATGTATTTTGGAGATAAGCCCTTGTTATAACGCAAGGGCTTTAATTGTAAGGCTGTGTTAAAGGTGAATGTTGATTTTTTGTTTAATTTTGATTGCAGCGGAATGCACGAGACTCCTGCGGGAAATGGAAATAGTGGCAGTCGTGAGACCCCGCAAGGCAAAGCCTGAGGAGGCTTACGGCCACCCCGCGGAAAGCGAGTGCAATGGAGTGAAAATCAACACCGAAGTTTAACAGAGCGAATTGTAAAAAATTACCCCGAAAGAGAGGGGCGGTTAACATGTTTGTAAATGTTTTGTTGTTTTCGTTGGTCATTATTTGTACGTATACAGACTTGAAATCTAGAAAAATATATAACGTCATTATTTTTCCAACTTTATTAATAGCATTAACAAGTCATCTAGTAACAGGTGGTCTTAGCGGATTCTTATCTTCATTAGGAGGATTTGCTGTTGGACTAGCAATCTTATTAATTCCATATTTTCTCGGTGGTATGGGAGCGGGAGACGTGAAGCTTCTTGCTGTCATAGGTGCGTTAAAAGGGACGGCATTTGTCCTTCATACAGCGATATATATGGGGTTAGTTGGTGGCGTTCTAGCTATATTTGTTCTCTTATTTCACAAAAATATCGCTATGCGATTGAAGGTTGTCGTGTATAAGTTAGTAGGGGTGAAAATTCCTCTTGCATTAGGAGAAGACGCGCGAAAGGCGAAGTATCCGTATGGAGTCGCTATTGCTGCTGGTGCTTGTATGGCTTTCTTTTTCAATCATATTGTATTAATAAACTTTTAACTATCGAATCACTTGGAGTGAATGTTCATGATCAAAGATGAAAAAGGTCAATCATTAGTTGAGATGGCACTCATTGTTCCTTTGTTATTATTACTTTTAGTGGGCATTATCGATCTTGGGAGAGTGCTATACTCCTATACTCATATACAGTTAGCAACACAAGAAACGGTGCGCCTTGGAGGGTTAGGCGGAAGTGACAGTGAGTTAGTCACATTCGCGAAGCAGTACGTCCATATCGGAGATCCCGCGAAGCTTCAAGTGACGATTACACCTGATGATGTAACAAGAATGTCTGGGGAGTACATGACGGTAACGCTACAGTATCCTATTGAGTTAATGACTCCGTTTCTATCTTCACTATTGCCTTCTCCGATGAACATAATAACAGACTCGACGATACGAGTTGAGTGAGGTGTCGTCATATGTGGATTTCCCGAATTAAATCATGTATCAACGAGCAGCATGGTAACGCACTTGTACTCATGTCGCTAGCTTTATCGGCTTTATTATGTATAACTGGCTTGGTTATGGATGGTGGGACGATCTATTACACGAGAGCGCACTTACAGAAGGTAGCCAATGCTTCAGCACTGTCGGGTGCACAAGAACTTATGAATAGCACGCAAGCAGCGGAAGACGTTGCGAAAGAGGTGTTATTTAGGCACGAAGAGACTAGTAGTTTAAAAAGTATTACCTTTAATGAGCCAAGTATCTTTGAAGTGAATCTTGAAAAAGATGTAAGTTTAAATTTTGCTAAATTATTTGGCCGCGATACCGTTCCTGTTAATGCTACCGCTCGCGCGCAATATGGGAACGCTGGCGTTGTAAAAGGTGTCGCGCCTATAGGTATAGATGAACGTTTTACGTTTCAATATATGCAGGAATATGAATTGAAAACCGATACAGACGGTGTCGATACAGGCTGGTTCGGTGTGTTGGCTCTAGGTGGGCCTGGTGCTGCTACATATTACGATAATATGCGTTATGGTTATTCAAGTGCCATACGTGTAGGCGATGTAATTGAAACGGAAACAGGAAACATCGCCGGGAAAACTCGAACCGCCGTAAAAGAACGTATTGACAATTGCTCCTATTCATTTGAGGAAGGAGTAAAGAGAAATTGCTCTAGAGTCATATTAGTACCTGTATATGAACCGTATGAATATGATAACCAAGGGCAAATCAAGCAGGTAGAGATTAAAGGATTTGCTTACTTTTATATAACAGGATTAATAAGCAGCAATGACACAGCCATTCGTGGTTTGTTTTTAAAAAGAGTTGTGCAAGGCGAGATATTAGAGACAGCGGTTGATCGTGGGGTTTACGCCTTACGATTAGTAGAATAAGACTGAAGTGAGTAGGTGAAAGTATGAGGTCGAAGGTCATATTATTTTTAGCCTTAGTGATGGGACTTGTAACAACCTTTCTATTTTATAACTATATGAAACAATTTGATAGTGAAGCAACTGTAGCAGAAGTATTAACAGAAGTAGTAGTAGCAAAAGTGGATATACTAGAAAACCAGCGCATCACGTCAGACATGATTGAATTAAAAAGTGTACCTGAGCTTGGTGTGCACCAGAATAGTATTACAGATTTATCTGAGCTTTCCGATATGTATGCAACTGGCCACATTGCTGCAGGAGAGCCGATATTAACAAATAGAGTGAGTTCAGAGCAACAGGAGTCGTTATTTGTATCTCGAAAAGTACGGGATGGATACCGTGCTGTATCAGTCGGTGTTAACTTTGTTCAATCGGTATCTAACTTAATAGAACCAGAGGACGAGGTTGATGTTATTTTTACCGAAGGGATACCAAAGCCTGATGGCACGCAGGAATTCATATCAAAAACAATCTTAGAAAAAGCACGTGTGTTAGCTATTGGACGTAAAATGCTCCCAACCGTTGAAGGGGCAGAAGAGGAGTATGTTGAATATTCATCCGTTACGGTTGAATTAGTACCAAACGATGCATTAAAACTAGTAAATGCGTCCGAGCGTGGATCTATCCAATTTATTCTACATACGAGATTGATATCGCCGGAAACTGATGCGGCTGCTTCCGGCAAGTAGTCCAGGAAGCGGAGGTGATGATAATGACTGAGGATTCTCAAACAACAAGAAAAAAACGTGGCGAAATGATAGTTGTATGTAGTGCCAAAGGTGGAGCGGGACGCACCATTATGACTGTTAATCTAGCTGTTTCCTTATTTAAAAAGAATATATCGGTTTGTATTGTAGATGGAGACTTCCAATTTGGTGATATTAGCTTAGCAATGGATTTGCACCCAACGTTTTCCATACATGATGTGATTGAAGAGTTCGATAGAATAGACGAATATTCGTTGGCAGGCATGCTTTGTAGTCATGAAAGTGGTGTAAAGGTTTTGCCCGCTCCAGAAAGACCGGAGTATGCTGAGCTTGTTACGCAAGACAAGTTATGTAAGATTCTTGATATGCTTTTACTACAGCATGATTATGTGGTAGTTGATACTGGCGTGGGTTTAGGTGATATGTCGCTACAAATGATTGAGAAGGCCGACCAAGTATTAGTCCTAACAAATCTTGAAATGGCCACCTTGAAAAATTCGAAGCTCATGATTGAAACGTTAGATGTACTAGGGTTTAAAGATAAAGTTCAAACCATTGTCAATCGTGCCACGATGGAAAGTGTCATCGGAGCTTCCGATGTCCCAGATATTTTAGGTGTTGACCAACCTATTTATATTCCTAATGATTTTCAAATAGCATCGCAATCACTAAACATAGGCATTCCATTTGTGATCAATCAAGGAAAAACAGAATTAGCTAAAGCAGTATTTAAAATGGCAGAACAGCTAACAACGCGACGTGAAATCACCCCGATACATGGGAAAGAAGCTTCAATCATGTCTAAGCTTTTTGGACGTAGGAAAGTAAGGGAGGGCACATAAAATGAGTTTGTTGTCGCGCATTCAAGAAAAGAAACCTCCTATGGAAGCTGAACTAGAACGTGAGGTTCAATATGAGCCACAAGCGCAAATACCGAAAAAAGACTTAATGGCGGCGTTTCGAGATACCCGCCGTAAGGAAGACTCAAGGCAAAAAAGCAAGTATGCCAAAGGTGATAAGCACCAGGAGTTAAAAAATGAGCTGCACAAGCTTATTTTACAAGAAGTAAAAGATGATAATTTAGAAGATATTCTACCTAAACTCGATAGTATGGCGATAGAACTTATTAAAGAAAAAGAGGAATATCGCGGCAAAATAGATCGCAAGCGTGTAGTTGATGAATTAATTAATGATTTAACTGGTTATGGTCCGATTAATCCGTTGTTACTAGACGAAGAGGTGTCTGAGGTTATGGTGAACGGACCTGATCATGTCTATTGTGAGCGGAACGGGCGGCTTGAACTGACAGGTATTCAATTTCGGGATAACGAGCACGTTATGGGTGTTATTGAAAAAATAGTATCACCAATTGGAAGACGGATTGATGAATCTAGTCCGATGGTGGATGCGCGTTTACCAGACGGATCACGTGTGAATGCAATTATCCCGCCACTTGCTTTAAATGGCCCAACGGTTACGATACGTAAATTCGCGAAGGATCCATTTACGATCGATGATTTGATTAACTTTGGAACACTAACCAATGAAATGGCGTTATTCTTAGATGCGTGTGTTAAGGCTCGACTAAATGTGTTTGTTAGTGGCGGAACTGGTTCGGGGAAAACAACAACATTAAACGTCTTATCAAACTTTATTCCAGAAGACGAACGGATTGTAACGATTGAGGATGCAGCAGAGCTACAGCTTGGTCAAGACCATGTTATAGCATTAGAATCTCGTCCCCCTAACATTGAAGGAAAGGGCTCTGTGACGATACGTGACCTCGTCCGTAACTCACTGCGTATGCGCCCAGACCGTATTGTTATCGGGGAGGTCCGTGGTGGCGAAGCATTAGATATGCTACAAGCGATGAACACGGGTCATGATGGCTCACTCGCAACAGGACACTCGAACAGTCCACGTGATATGATATCTCGTTTAGAAACAATGGTACTATTAGCGGGAGTTGAGCTTCCTATTAAGGCCATTCGTGAACAAATTGCAGGAGCAATAGACTTAATTATTCAACAATCGCGACTTAAAGATGGTTCACGTCGGATTGTTAGTATTACTGAGGTTCAAGGTCTTGAAGGAGACGTTATTGTTTTACAAGACATTTTTACATTTAAAAGAGAAGGCGTGGACGCACAAGGGAAGATTCTAGGACGACTCGTACCGACAGGCGTTCGACCAAAATTTTATGAGCGTCTGGACTCATCAGGCATTCAAATACCAGCTAGTGTGTTTATTGATGGGGAGGAGTGGAGCTCATGAAATGGTTAATCATTTTTATGGCAGCATTCTCCTCATTTTTACTATTTGTTGGTTTACTGCAAATGTTTTTTTTACGAGATAAACGATTAGCAAAACGTATGAAGCGTTATTTAGCGATGGGTGACAAAAAAGGCTTCGACCGTAAAAAGCTAAACCTGCTTGTACAAATGCAAATGACAAAGCAACGAATACGAAAACAAATGCTAACAAAAGACAAGAACTCAAAGCTAGAAGTATTGCTAAGTCGCGCGGGTGTGCCGCTAAAGCCAGAAGAATATGTCATTATGCAGTGGATAAGTAGTGCGCTTGTGGCAGGGATAAGTTTCTTATTAACAGGTGCTTGGTTCCTCATGCTACCAGGTTTCTTTTTAGGATTTTTACTCCCAAAATGGTATGTGTTAAAAAAAGAGCGCGAGCGAATCAACAAGTTTAATGAAGGGCTTGCTGACATGATTACTACAATAGTAGGATCGTTGCGAGCTGGTTTCAGCTTTCCGCAAGCTTTAAAAACAGTGGCGGAAGAAGCGCACTCGCCGATAAAAGAAGAAATGGAAACCGTACTTCGTGAAATGCAGTATGGGGCAAGTATGGAGGACGCGTTGCACAGTTTAAAAGAACGCGTACCAAGTGAAGATTTAGATTTAATGATTCAAGCCATCTTGATTCAACGTCAAGTCGGCGGAAATCTAGCCACGGTACTAGATCAAATAGTTCGCACCATTCGTGACCGAACGAAGATTCATAGACAAATATCTACGTTAACGGCACAAGGACGATTATCCGGAATTGTTGTTGGATTGCTACCAATCATTTTGACATTAGTGTTATATATTATTGAACCGGGATATATGAAGGCGTTATTTACACATCCCGTTGGCATCATGATGGTCGTCGGTGGGGCTATCTCAGCGGGTATTGGCTTTTTCTTAATTCGAAAACTTACATCGATTGAGGTGTAGTATGATGTTGTACTTATCATTATTTTTTACAGTAACGCTACTTATATATGGCTTATTTGAGTTCCGAGTAGAAAGAAGAAAACGAGTTAAAAAGCGACTGTCTTATTTTTTTAAAAAGAAAGATGATGACACTGAACGTGAGTTTGGAGAAGAAGAGGAAGCGAAGCCGAGCTTTGCAAGACGAGTGCTACGTCCTATATGGTTACAGTTGAGACGAACGTTTCGTCGCAGATTGTCCAATGATAAAACTGAAAAGCTAGAATTGAAGCTATTGCAGGCCGGCAATCCATTTGGCATGACGCCGTTTGAATTCCGTCTCGTCCAGTTAGGCTTGCTAGTGTTGCTTCCAGTAGTTTTCACAATGTATGGCATGCTTCTTAAATGGTCGTTCGGTGGCTTAGCTTTAGCTGCATTAGTTGGTTTCGCGGTCGGAGGATTGTTTCCTGGCTTTTATCTTAAGCAAAAAATTAAAACCCGCAATCACTTAGCCTTGCGTGAGCTGCCAGATATACTAGATTTATTGACTGTTAGTTTAGAAGCTGGGTTAGGGTTTGACTCAGCAATGAGCAAGGTTGTTTCAAAAAAGGATGGTATTATCGCGAACGAATTTCATCGTTGCTTAGAGGAAATTCGCCTAGGACGCACGAGGCGCGAAGCATTGAGTGGTATTCGCGATCGACTTGTATTAGACGAAATGAAAACTTTAATAAGCAGTATTGTTCAAGCAGAAAAGCTTGGGATTGGTATGGTAACTGTATTGCGCGTACAATCCAACGAAGTGCGCGAACAACGCAAACAGCGCGCCGAAGAAGAAGCAATGAAAGCACCGATTAAAATGCTCTTTCCGTTGGTGTTATTCATCTTCCCAAGTTTGTTTATCGTGTTGCTCGGGCCGGCCGTTATACAGTTCTTGGAGACGTTTGGGCAGTAAGTGAGTGTGGTGGCGTTATTCTTGGTCGGTGGTGGCTTGGAAGTAGCGGTTGTGGAGGCGGTGCGGATATAAGTTAAACGAATGAGAATTCCGGACCGCGGATAAAGGACAGGCGGCGGCCACGGCGGATATTCGACAAACTAGAGCGGATAAACGACAAAGGATGGCGGATAACCGACAAGTGACGGCGGATATGTGGGAGCAAGGTTAGCTTATCCGAGTAAACGGCGGATAAACGACAAGCCACGGCGGATAACCGACACGCGATGGCGGATATATGGGAGCAAGGTTAGCTCCTCCGAGTGAACGGCGGATAACCGACAGGCTAGAGCGGATAAACGACAAAGGATGGCGGATATTCGACACACAACGGCGGATATCCCGTAGTGAACCAAACCCCAGCTTGGAAAAGAGTAAGTGAATATATGTCAACTTGGTGAACATCGACACGGAATGGTAGATAATCGACACCAAACCGGTAGATAATCGACACCGAACCGGTAGAAAATCGACTCGGAACGGGTAGAATACCCAAACGATTAGCAGATTAATATGCAACGGCGTATAACCGACAGGCTAGAGCGGATAAACGACAAGCCACGGCGGATATTCGACACACAACGGCGGATATCCCGTAGTGAACCAAACCCCAGCTTGGAAAAGAGTAAGTGAATATATGTCAACTTGGTGAACATCGACACGGAACGGTAGATAATCGACACGGAACGGTAGATAATCGACACGGAACGGTAGATAATCGACACAGAACCGGTAGATAATCGACACCAAAGTGGTAGATAACCGACAAATGAGAGTGGATATACAATAAACAAGACATCATAAATAAAGACGTTGACTCTCGATAGTCAACGTCTTTCTAATTAAGATAAGTTGTGCTTTAAATTGTATTCTTCATCAGACATGAGGTGTAGGGGGATCATATAAAATATGTCCATATAATTACCCTCAGTGTCATAATACTCTGGTGGGAGCATAAACAAACCTCGGATATTTGGGGACATGTCTAGAAGATCTTGACCTAAGTCTAAGTTATTCAAGTCAAAACTAAAGTACATTGATTTTCCATCACTTGAAATAGTTGGAGCCAGATCCACTAAAAATGCAGTGTATAAACCGGCTCTATCCTTTCCTTGATCAATGGTATCGGTGTCAGTTTCATCATAGTTTTCATCTAAATAAGAGTCAGAGTCATCAAATCCGAAATCAGAGCGGTCTAATACCAACAGACCACGACCGAAATAACTTTCTATTTTATTGTTAAAAGTTAGTTTCATAATATTATTAGAAGGACTCATATCAAAAACATCATTTGAATAATCTCCATCAAGTTGGTTATCAAATACTTCAAATGTTTCACCTAATGCAATCATGAAAAAAGCACCATCAAAGTCAGCGTTTTCGTCATTAAAATCAGGAGTTTGCTCTGTAATGATTATCTCACTCGTATTGCCTAAAGAATCGGTTGCGATAAATGCAGAAACGTACGCTAATGCAAAAACTTCATCAGTTTCAGCCAGATAATCTAAATTAAATCTACCCTCATAATAGGTTGAAGAATGTAAAGAAGGTTGCATTGTTATAGAAGTATTCTCTAAAATTTCATCTGAATATAAAGATACAACAGCTTCAATGCTGACAATATCCGATAAATCTTCAAAATGAGCACCGATGGTGAAATTACCTTCTTTTATAATAGGGAATGAGAATCCTAAGCCTTCGAAAAAGCTATCGCGTTCCCCCTCAAGCGCTTCATATACACGAATACCACCTTTGCCATTGAATAATTGTGGACCTTCAAAATCATTTGTATCGCTTGAAAGAATGTCTACACTAATTAGACTAAAGTCATTTCTATCACTATCGTGACTTACCACTACTTCTACTTTGTTAGGGTGAAGTCTAACACGTAGATAGTTAAAAATATTATCGCTCTTGTCACCATCACTATCTACTGCAACTAATACATAGTTATATCTCATGGATGTCACTACTTCAGTATCCACATAAAATGATTGATCACGTGGAACTTGATATTGCCATACAAAACTACCGTCGACTTCTGTCTTATAAATAATATATTCTTCCACCTCTGGATTGGAGTCCCATTCTAGTACAACTTCAACACCACCGTCTTCATAAGATGCAGTATCATTAATATACGTATTACTTATTGTAGGTCTTTCTGGAAATACCCCATCACTATCATGTGTTGTCTCTACCTTAATCTTAGCTGTGCCAACAACAGTGTAATTCGCTTCTGGTCCGCGTGTTGTTTGTACATAATAGAAGTAAGTAGTACGAGGTGTAGCAGTATCATCTGTATAAGAAATAACACTGTTGCCAAGTGTAGTTAGAAGCGTAGCATCTTCTGGCTTATCTGTAGTGTTGCGAAAGATTCGAATGTTATCAAATGAAACGTCAGGTAAGTCCCACGATAATACATTTTCTACCCCTGTTGAATCCTCAGGGTCTAAATCATTACTCACATAGGACAGATTTAGAACCGGACTTCCGCCACCTGTATCTCCGGTATCCTTTGCACTTACATTCATCGTTGGTAGTACAAGTGAAATCAACATAACCACTACGACCAACAATCTTATGATTTTCACTATTTTCTCCTCCCACTCTCTATTAATCTATGTTAATTCTATAAAAAGAACGGATGGTGTTCAACTGTTTTTGCTAAATTTATAGAAAATTTGTAAAATGTTAGTAGTTAACAAACAATTATCGACTGATTTATGTTAAAATAACAGAGAATTTTGAGGAAAGGATGATATGTATGCTACCTCAATTTAATAGTTTGTTCTTTAAAAAGAATTGTTTTGTGATGATAATTTGCTCAATTTTATTTTTTTTCTTTACCCCATCTGTCACCACAGCCGAAGAAGAAGAGGGTGAGTTCAATTTAATAGATGTAGAAGTTTTGTCTGAATTCCAGTTGGTAAAGGTTGAAGTGGTGAGTGGTGTAGATGAACCAACTGACGAAAATGATGACGGCAGAGACGATGGTGATGATAATGCACCTAGCTCCCCAGCAGATTCATCTGTTATCCCACAACACGTGATGATTATAAGCGAAGACATGGTTAGTTTAGATATAGGTAAGTTACAAGATTACTTAGATAACAATAGTAATCTAGGTGAGTTTGTACTATTAAATACTAGCCAATCTGTTTCTTTATCAAAAGCTATCATTGAACTGTTTATAGATAAAAACTTACTCATCCAACAAAATGATGTTACATACTACTTACCAGCAGAGTTCATGCAACTTGTCAGCGAGCAGTTAACAGATGGGGCACAACTAATAATCTCAATGAAAAAAGTAGATTCTACTAGTCTAGATAATATAACATTACTAGCTCCGATGTACGATTTTACAATCTACATCCAAGATACAGATTCCCACACAGTATTAGGTGATTTTAATTTTTATATGAAGCGTCAATTCACGATGGAAAAAGAAGTGAATCCAGATATATCAACGGGAGCTCTCTACGACCCACAAAGTGGTGAATTCTCTTTTGTCCCAAGTATCTTCGAAGCACTTGAAACAAAAACAATAGCAAGTTTATGGAGTAGAACGAATAGTATATACACAGTGATAGAAAATCCTATTAATTTTAAAGACATGTATTATGTGCCATATAAAGACATAGTCCATAAAATGGCAGCTAAACTGATTACAACCGGGACAACGGATGAGACTTTTTCACCGTTCCGGACTATAACAAGACATGAATTTACGACTCTAATGGTGCGCGCCCTTGGTGCCGCAACGATGCAAGTAGAAGACTATTATTTTATTGACGTATTAGATTCAGACTGGTATGCAAATAATCTGCAACGTGCGTATATGTTGGGACTAGTAGAAGGATATGGAGACCAAACATTTAAACCAAAGCAACCTATTACTAGACAACAAATGGCAGCAATCCTTTATCGCGCATTACAAGGAGTCGGACAAGCACCCGATGTGAACGAGGAGCGACCAGTATTCACGGATTGGCAACAAATCAACAAATGGGCTCAGCCAGCAGTAGCTACGATGACCTCAATCGGGGTTATGGAAGCGCAAAAAGACGGAAACTTCGCTCCATACGGTACAGCCACAAGATTAGATGCCATTGTCATGATTGAGAAATTTTTACGGTATGTTCATTTTATAGATTAGGGGAGGGTAGAACCTTTGAAAAAAATACTATCTATTATTTTATCACTTGCTTTAGTTCTTTTATCTATGCCAGCAATTAGCTGGGCCGAGGATACATGGCGGCAAAATGAATTAAAGATAATTGATGTGATTGCCACAAAAAATAATACGTATGCATTAAGTCAGGATGGCACGCTGTGGAGCTGGGGATCTAAGTACTATTTAGGCAATAATGATAATTCGGTAGATTATACAGTGCCAAACATTGCTACAAATTTTTCGAAAAATATCATTGATATTGAAGCTGCTTATAATTTTACAGCAAACGGGACAGTTCTTTTTGCACTCGAAGAAGATTCAAAAGTAAAAGGAATGGGATTCAGCTATTCTTCCTTATTTCCTGGGCCGACATCAGCTAAAGAACCCGTTGACTTGAACCTCTCGGATATCTCACATGTTTCTATAGGAGAGGATCATGCACTAGCTTTAACGGTAACGGGCGATGTATATGGATGGGGCAGTAACAGTCGTGCCTCTTTTTCTACCAAATCTGAAACGAAAATAACAGAACCAACGACCATAGACTTTGATGAAAAAATTGTAAAAGTCGCAGCAGGCTATGACTTTCAATCTGCAATGTCTGAAGATGGGGACGTGTATACGTGGGGGCGAGGAGAGCTCAAACAGCTTGGAAGAGAAGTAGAGTATGACAATGAACCAGCTCAGCTACAATTTCCGACTGCTGAAAAAATTATTGATATTGAGAATGGGTACCGAACTGGCTTTGCACTTACTAGCTCAGGAGAGGTGTACGGTTGGGGATTTAATGATAGTGGAATTTTAGGAGTCAATGCTCTGGGTGCTAAAGTGTTAACACCTGTGAAAATAGAGGGATTGACAAATATCGTAACACTATCTGCCTCTAAAAAACATGGACATGCCTTTTTACTAGCTCTCGATAATAAAGGCGATGTATGGGGAATAGGAGGCAATGAAAATTCTATTCTAGGGGCAGGTATAGGTTTTAACGTCGACACGCCTGTTAAAATAGATTTCCAAGGTGAAAAAATACGTGCTGTTGATGCCGGGCACCAACATGCTGTAGCCTTAACAGAAAATGGACACGTTTATACGTGGGGCCTAGATTCTGTCGGTTCGTTAGGGTTAGGTGAAGAATGGAGTTTTTACACTACTCCTCAACGTGTTAAATTTCAGACAGAGCCATCTAATGAAAATGTAGAAATTGTAGGGCTGAAAATTCGAGATATACAATTGCCAATTTACAAGGGGCAAACAAAATATTTACAACCCATTTTCACACCTATGTATGCTACAAATCAAAATATAGTCTGGGAATCTAGTGATCCTAACATTATTGATATAAATGAATACGGCAAAATAACGGCGATATCAGCTGGAACTGCAGAAATTTCAGTTTCATCCGCTGGTGTGTCGGCCTCTATTATTGTTAC from Bacillus sp. HMF5848 includes these protein-coding regions:
- a CDS encoding prepilin peptidase — encoded protein: MFVNVLLFSLVIICTYTDLKSRKIYNVIIFPTLLIALTSHLVTGGLSGFLSSLGGFAVGLAILLIPYFLGGMGAGDVKLLAVIGALKGTAFVLHTAIYMGLVGGVLAIFVLLFHKNIAMRLKVVVYKLVGVKIPLALGEDARKAKYPYGVAIAAGACMAFFFNHIVLINF
- a CDS encoding TadE/TadG family type IV pilus assembly protein, whose product is MIKDEKGQSLVEMALIVPLLLLLLVGIIDLGRVLYSYTHIQLATQETVRLGGLGGSDSELVTFAKQYVHIGDPAKLQVTITPDDVTRMSGEYMTVTLQYPIELMTPFLSSLLPSPMNIITDSTIRVE
- a CDS encoding Tad domain-containing protein, whose product is MWISRIKSCINEQHGNALVLMSLALSALLCITGLVMDGGTIYYTRAHLQKVANASALSGAQELMNSTQAAEDVAKEVLFRHEETSSLKSITFNEPSIFEVNLEKDVSLNFAKLFGRDTVPVNATARAQYGNAGVVKGVAPIGIDERFTFQYMQEYELKTDTDGVDTGWFGVLALGGPGAATYYDNMRYGYSSAIRVGDVIETETGNIAGKTRTAVKERIDNCSYSFEEGVKRNCSRVILVPVYEPYEYDNQGQIKQVEIKGFAYFYITGLISSNDTAIRGLFLKRVVQGEILETAVDRGVYALRLVE
- the cpaB gene encoding Flp pilus assembly protein CpaB; this translates as MRSKVILFLALVMGLVTTFLFYNYMKQFDSEATVAEVLTEVVVAKVDILENQRITSDMIELKSVPELGVHQNSITDLSELSDMYATGHIAAGEPILTNRVSSEQQESLFVSRKVRDGYRAVSVGVNFVQSVSNLIEPEDEVDVIFTEGIPKPDGTQEFISKTILEKARVLAIGRKMLPTVEGAEEEYVEYSSVTVELVPNDALKLVNASERGSIQFILHTRLISPETDAAASGK
- a CDS encoding AAA family ATPase: MTEDSQTTRKKRGEMIVVCSAKGGAGRTIMTVNLAVSLFKKNISVCIVDGDFQFGDISLAMDLHPTFSIHDVIEEFDRIDEYSLAGMLCSHESGVKVLPAPERPEYAELVTQDKLCKILDMLLLQHDYVVVDTGVGLGDMSLQMIEKADQVLVLTNLEMATLKNSKLMIETLDVLGFKDKVQTIVNRATMESVIGASDVPDILGVDQPIYIPNDFQIASQSLNIGIPFVINQGKTELAKAVFKMAEQLTTRREITPIHGKEASIMSKLFGRRKVREGT
- a CDS encoding CpaF family protein is translated as MSLLSRIQEKKPPMEAELEREVQYEPQAQIPKKDLMAAFRDTRRKEDSRQKSKYAKGDKHQELKNELHKLILQEVKDDNLEDILPKLDSMAIELIKEKEEYRGKIDRKRVVDELINDLTGYGPINPLLLDEEVSEVMVNGPDHVYCERNGRLELTGIQFRDNEHVMGVIEKIVSPIGRRIDESSPMVDARLPDGSRVNAIIPPLALNGPTVTIRKFAKDPFTIDDLINFGTLTNEMALFLDACVKARLNVFVSGGTGSGKTTTLNVLSNFIPEDERIVTIEDAAELQLGQDHVIALESRPPNIEGKGSVTIRDLVRNSLRMRPDRIVIGEVRGGEALDMLQAMNTGHDGSLATGHSNSPRDMISRLETMVLLAGVELPIKAIREQIAGAIDLIIQQSRLKDGSRRIVSITEVQGLEGDVIVLQDIFTFKREGVDAQGKILGRLVPTGVRPKFYERLDSSGIQIPASVFIDGEEWSS
- a CDS encoding type II secretion system F family protein; protein product: MKWLIIFMAAFSSFLLFVGLLQMFFLRDKRLAKRMKRYLAMGDKKGFDRKKLNLLVQMQMTKQRIRKQMLTKDKNSKLEVLLSRAGVPLKPEEYVIMQWISSALVAGISFLLTGAWFLMLPGFFLGFLLPKWYVLKKERERINKFNEGLADMITTIVGSLRAGFSFPQALKTVAEEAHSPIKEEMETVLREMQYGASMEDALHSLKERVPSEDLDLMIQAILIQRQVGGNLATVLDQIVRTIRDRTKIHRQISTLTAQGRLSGIVVGLLPIILTLVLYIIEPGYMKALFTHPVGIMMVVGGAISAGIGFFLIRKLTSIEV
- a CDS encoding type II secretion system F family protein — its product is MMLYLSLFFTVTLLIYGLFEFRVERRKRVKKRLSYFFKKKDDDTEREFGEEEEAKPSFARRVLRPIWLQLRRTFRRRLSNDKTEKLELKLLQAGNPFGMTPFEFRLVQLGLLVLLPVVFTMYGMLLKWSFGGLALAALVGFAVGGLFPGFYLKQKIKTRNHLALRELPDILDLLTVSLEAGLGFDSAMSKVVSKKDGIIANEFHRCLEEIRLGRTRREALSGIRDRLVLDEMKTLISSIVQAEKLGIGMVTVLRVQSNEVREQRKQRAEEEAMKAPIKMLFPLVLFIFPSLFIVLLGPAVIQFLETFGQ
- a CDS encoding S-layer homology domain-containing protein, yielding MLPQFNSLFFKKNCFVMIICSILFFFFTPSVTTAEEEEGEFNLIDVEVLSEFQLVKVEVVSGVDEPTDENDDGRDDGDDNAPSSPADSSVIPQHVMIISEDMVSLDIGKLQDYLDNNSNLGEFVLLNTSQSVSLSKAIIELFIDKNLLIQQNDVTYYLPAEFMQLVSEQLTDGAQLIISMKKVDSTSLDNITLLAPMYDFTIYIQDTDSHTVLGDFNFYMKRQFTMEKEVNPDISTGALYDPQSGEFSFVPSIFEALETKTIASLWSRTNSIYTVIENPINFKDMYYVPYKDIVHKMAAKLITTGTTDETFSPFRTITRHEFTTLMVRALGAATMQVEDYYFIDVLDSDWYANNLQRAYMLGLVEGYGDQTFKPKQPITRQQMAAILYRALQGVGQAPDVNEERPVFTDWQQINKWAQPAVATMTSIGVMEAQKDGNFAPYGTATRLDAIVMIEKFLRYVHFID